A part of Drosophila ananassae strain 14024-0371.13 chromosome 2R, ASM1763931v2, whole genome shotgun sequence genomic DNA contains:
- the LOC6506592 gene encoding vesicle-associated membrane protein-associated protein A, with protein MNNMQELKNSAGMSGDLLSLDPSEELVFHGPFNRSVCKKLVIGNTSKTTRVAFKMKTTSPRLFFVRPNIGMLAPNESVTVDIFMQPIVIEPGQKRHKFLILGAPAPPEVTDLTEFWKQQKSGHIWDTKIKCELVPAKSDDQYRQAGGGMVAASPRSDTEGEYDALEVSEPVAKLLKQVSVLEDERSALKDEIKMMREDGVEQRMIRRSQEGRRSLFTFIACIFTVLAAIVGAFYGKHYL; from the coding sequence ATGAATAATATgcaagaattaaaaaatagcGCGGGCATGTCCGGAGACCTATTGTCTCTGGATCCTAGCGAGGAGCTTGTTTTCCACGGTCCATTCAACCGTTCCGTGTGCAAGAAGCTGGTCATCGGTAATACCAGCAAGACTACTAGGGTAGCATTCAAGATGAAGACCACCTCGCCTAGGCTCTTCTTCGTTCGCCCCAATATCGGCATGTTGGCGCCAAACGAATCGGTCACTGTGGACATCTTCATGCAGCCAATCGTCATAGAGCCGGGACAGAAGCGTCACAAGTTCTTGATCCTGGGGGCCCCGGCGCCACCGGAAGTCACCGATCTAACAGAGTTCTGGAAACAGCAGAAGTCCGGACATATCTGGGACACGAAGATCAAATGTGAGCTGGTTCCAGCAAAGTCTGACGATCAGTACCGCCAAGCTGGAGGTGGAATGGTGGCCGCCTCTCCGCGCAGCGACACAGAGGGGGAGTACGATGCCCTCGAGGTCAGTGAGCCGGTTGCCAAGCTGCTAAAGCAGGTCAGCGTATTGGAGGATGAGCGCTCAGCCCTCAAGGATGAGATCAAAATGATGCGGGAGGACGGAGTGGAGCAGCGGATGATCCGCCGCAGCCAGGAGGGACGCAGAAGCCTCTTCACCTTCATCGCCTGTATTTTCACTGTCCTGGCTGCCATTGTTGGCGCATTTTATGGCAAACATTATTTGtga
- the LOC6493354 gene encoding actin-related protein 3, with amino-acid sequence MAGRLPACVIDVGTGYSKLGFAGNKEPQFIIPSAIAIKESARVGDTNTRRITKGIEDLDFFIGDEAFDATGYSIKYPVRHGLVEDWDLMERFLEQCVFKYLRAEPEDHYFLLTEPPLNTPENREYTAEIMFETFNVPGLYIAVQAVLALAASWASRSAEERTLTGIVVDSGDGVTHVIPVAEGYVIGSCIKHIPIAGRNITSFIQSLLREREVGIPPEQSLETAKAIKEKHCYICPDIAKEFAKYDTEPGKWIRNYTGVNTVTKQPFNVDVGYERFLGPEIFFHPEFSNPDFTIPLSEIVDNVIQNCPIDVRRPLYNNIVLSGGSTMFKDFGRRLQRDIKRSVDTRLRISENLSEGRIKPKPIDVQVITHHMQRYAVWFGGSMLASTPEFYQVCHTKAAYEEYGPSICRHNPVFGTMT; translated from the exons ATGGCAGGCAGGCTACCGGCGTGCGTAATCGATGTTGGTACCGG ATACTCCAAGCTGGGCTTCGCCGGTAACAAGGAGCCACAATTCATCATCCCATCGGCCATTGCCATCAAGGAGTCCGCGCGAGTGGGCGACACCAACACAAGGCGCATCACAAAGGGCATCGAGGATCTGGACTTCTTTATCGGCGACGAGGCCTTCGATGCCACCGGATACTCCATAAAG TACCCGGTGCGTCATGGCCTGGTCGAAGATTGGGATCTGATGgaacgattcttggagcaatgCGTCTTCAAGTATCTGCGCGCTGAGCCCGAGGACCACTACTTCCTGCTGACCGAGCCGCCGCTAAATACGCCCGAGAACCGGGAGTACACGGCCGAGATCATGTTCGAGACGTTCAACGTTCCCGGATTGTACATCGCCGTGCAGGCCGTTCTTGCCCTGGCTGCCAGTTGGGCCTCCCGATCTGCCGAGGAGCGCACCCTTACGGGCATAGTGGTGGACAGCGGTGATGGAGTGACGCATGTTATACCCGTG GCCGAGGGCTACGTTATTGGCTCCTGCATCAAGCACATCCCGATTGCCGGCCGCAACATCACCTCCTTTATCCAAAGCCTGCTCCGGGAACGCGAGGTCGGCATTCCACCGGAACAGAGCCTCGAAACTGCCAAAGCGATCAAGGAGAAGCACTGCTACATATGCCCAGACATCGCCAAAGAGTTCGCCAAGTACGACACGGAGCCCGGCAAGTGGATACGAAACTATACGGGTGTCAATACGGTGACCAAGCAGCCGTTTAATGTTGATGTCGGCTACGAGCGCTTCCTGGGCCCCGAGATCTTCTTCCATCCTGAGTTCTCGAACCCCGACTTTACCATCCCGCTCTCCGAGATTGTGGATAACGTGATCCAGAACTGTCCCATCGATGTGCGGCGTCCGCTTTACAACAACATTGTTCTGAGTGGAGGATCCACCATGTTCAAGGACTTTGGCAGGAGACTGCAGCGGGACATCAAGCGCTCGGTGGATACGCGTCTCCGGATCAGTGAGAATCTATCGGAGGGACGCATCAAG CCAAAACCCATTGACGTTCAAGTGATTACGCATCATATGCAGCGGTATGCCGTTTGGTTTGGTGGCAGTATGTTGGCTTCAACG CCGGAGTTCTATCAGGTGTGTCACACAAAGGCCGCTTATGAGGAGTATGGCCCGAGCATTTGCCGTCACAACCCGGTTTTCGGCACCATGACATAA
- the LOC6506594 gene encoding importin-7 — MEAQKLTELLRATIDPNPEQRKAAEDQLAQIHKIIGFVPTILQIVMQTTVEQPVRQAGAVYLKNLINSSWSDHEAKPGEPIPFSIHEQDRAMIRGSIVDAIVHAPELIRVQLSVCVNHIIKSDFPGRWPQVVDNISIYLQNQDVNGWNGALVTMYQLVKTYEYKRSEERTPLNEAMNLLLPMIYQLMVRLLTEQSEQSVLLQKQILKIYFALTQYSLPLDLITKEIFSQWMEICRQIADRDVPDSSHLDDDERTEFPYWKTKKWALHIMVRMFERYGSPSNVVSEKYQKFAEWYLPTFSQGVLEVLLKILDQYRNRIYVSPRVLTNVLNYLKNAVSHAYTWKLIKPHMVAVIQDVIFPIMSFTDSDQDLWENDPYEYIRLKFDIFEDYATPVPAAQSMLHSMCKKRKGILPKAMSTIMQVITSPNADNKQKDGALHMIGTLADVLLKKAQYRDQVESMLTTYVFPEFQNPAGHMRARACWVLHYFCEVQIKNPQVLAEIMRLTTNALLTDKELPVKVEAAIGLQMFLSSQDEAPQYVEGQIKEITKELLTIIRETENEDLTNVMQKIVCTFTEQLLPVATEICQHLATTFSQVLESEEGSDEKAITAMSLLNTIETLLSVMEEHPDVLLNLHPIVINVVGHIFQHNITDFYEETFSLVYDLTAKSISPEMWQMLELIYQVFKKDGIDYFIDIMPALHNYVTVDTPAFLSNPNRLLAILDMCKTMLTGSPGEDPECHAAKLMEVIILQCKGQIDSVIHMFVELALSRLTREVQSSELRTMCLQVVIAALYYNPQLLLSILDKMSQQNNESISAHFIKQWLHDTDCFLGIHDRKLCVLGLCTLISLGDAKPQVLSEVASKIVPALILLFDGLKRAYESRAQEEEEEEEEDDGDDCEEALSSDEDDMDDMAPNYLDKLAEFTKSKAGEAGFEVTTEIKDEDADSDGEAEESIGDLNETGLESFTTPIDDEENESAIDEYWTFKEVITALSAQDLAWYNQLTSNLTADQTKALQEVVVTADQRKAAKESKLIEKQGGFAFPQTAVPTSFKFGS; from the exons ATGGAGGCACAAAAACTGACGGAACTGTTGCGCGCAACTATTGATCCGAATCCGGAGCAACGGAAGGCGGCCGAGGATCAACTGGCCCAG ATACACAAAATCATCGGATTCGTGCCCACCATACTGCAGATCGTCATGCAGACGACCGTGGAGCAGCCGGTGCGCCAGGCGGGCGCTGTCTACCTGAAGAACTTGATCAACAGCAGCTGGTCCGACCACGAGGCCAAGCCGGGCGAGCCGATTCCCTTCTCTATTCACGAGCAGGACCGTGCCATGATCCGTGGCTCCATTGTGGACGCCATTGTCCATGCCCCCGAGCTGATCAG AGTTCAACTCTCCGTCTGCGTGAATCACATCATTAAGAGTGACTTCCCGGGACGATGGCCCCAGGTGGTGGACAACATCAGCATCTATCTGCAGAATCAGGATGTGAACGGCTGGAATGGAGCCCTGGTGACCATGTACCAGTTGGTGAAGACCTACGAGTACAAGCGGAGCGAGGAGCGAACGCCCCTGAACGAGGCCATGAACCTCTTGCTGCCGATGATCTACCAGCTGATGGTGCGCCTCCTGACCGAGCAGTCGGAGCAGTCGGTGCTGCTCCAGAAGCAGATCCTTAAGATCTACTTCGCCCTTACGCAGTACAGTCTGCCGCTGGATCTCATCACCAAGGAGATCTTCTCCCAGTGGATGGAGATTTGTCGCCAAATTGCTGATCGGGATGTGCCCGATAGCTCCCATTTGGACGATGATGAGCGCACCGAATTCCCCTACTGGAAGACCAAGAAGTGGGCTCTCCACATCATGGTCCGCATGTTCGAGAG GTATGGAAGTCCCAGCAACGTAGTTAGTGAAAAGTACCAAAAATTCGCCGAGTGGTATTTGCCAACGTTCAGCCAAGGTGTCCTGGAGGTGCTTCTCAAGATCCTCGACCAGTACCGCAATCGTATCTACGTATCGCCGCGTGTCCTCACGAATGTGCTCAACTATCTGAAGAATGC TGTAAGCCACGCCTATACCTGGAAGCTAATCAAGCCGCACATGGTGGCAGTTATCCAGGATGTGATATTCCCCATCATGTCATTCACCGACTCCGATCAGGACCTGTGGGAGAACGATCCCTACGAGTATATCCGCCTGAAGTTTG ATATATTTGAGGACTATGCCACGCCAGTTCCGGCTGCCCAATCCATGCTGCATTCCATGTGCAAGAAACGCAAGGGCATTCTGCCCAAGGCCATGAGCACAATTATGCAGGTCATCACGTCGCCGAATGCGGACAACAAGCAAAAGGATGGTGCTCTGCACATGATTGGAACTCTAGCGGATGTCCTGCTCAAGAAGGCTCAATACCGGGACCAAGTGGAATCTATGCTAACCACATACGTTTTCCCGGAGTTCCAGAATCCCGCCGGCCATATGCGGGCGCGTGCATGTTGGGTTCTGCACTATTTCTGCGAAGTGCAGATCAAGAATCCCCAGGTCCTGGCCGAGATCATGCGGCTAACCACCAATGCCCTGCTTACGGACAAGGAACTGCCCGTTAAAGTGGAGGCGGCCATTGGCCTGCAGATGTTCCTCTCATCCCAGGACGAGGCGCCCCAATACGTTGAGGGTCAGATTAAGGAGATCACCAAGGAGCTGCTCACCATCATTCGTGAAACCGAGAACGAAGATCTGACCAACGTGATGCAGAAGATCGTGTGCACCTTTACGGAGCAACTGTTGCCGGTCGCCACCGAGATTTGCCAGCACTTGGCAACCACCTTCAGCCAGGTGTTGGAGTCCGAGGAGGGATCCGACGAGAAGGCCATCACCGCCATGAGTCTGCTCAACACCATCGAGACTCTGCTCAGTGTGATGGAGGAGCATCCCGACGTCCTCCTCAATCTTCATCCGATTGTTATCAATGTGGTGGGACACATTTTCCAGCACAACATTACTG ACTTCTATGAGGAGACCTTCTCTCTTGTCTACGATTTGACGGCCAAGTCCATCTCGCCCGAGATGTGGCAGATGCTGGAACTGATCTACCAGGTGTTCAAGAAGGACGGCATTGACTACTTCATCGACATTATGCCGGCTCTGCATAACTATGTGACTGTCGACACGCCCGCATTCCTCTCCAATCCCAACAGGCTGCTGGCCATTCTCGACATGTGCAAGACT ATGTTAACTGGCAGCCCTGGCGAGGATCCAGAGTGCCATGCCGCCAAACTGATGGAGGTTATCATTCTGCAGTGCAAGGGCCAGATCGACTCAGTGATACACATGTTCGTGGAGCTGGCTCTGTCGCGATTGACGCGGGAGGTGCAGTCCTCGGAGCTGCGAACCATGTGCCTGCAAGTGGTGATCGCTGCCCTCTACTACAATCCCCAGCTTCTGCTCTCCATTCTGGACAAGATGTCGCAGCAGAACAACGAGTCGATTAGCGCGCATTTCATCAAGCAGTGGCTCCACGACACCGACTGCTTCTTGGG aATTCATGATCGCAAGCTGTGCGTCCTGGGCCTGTGCACACTCATCTCGTTGGGCGATGCCAAGCCGCAAGTCTTGAGCGAGGTGGCTAGCAAGATCGTGCCGGCTCTAATACTGCTCTTTGATGGACTGAAGCGAGCTTACGAGTCGCGTGCTCAGGAAGAGgaagaagaggaggaggaggacgatggCGATGACTGCGAGGAGGCTCTGTCCAGCGACGAAGACGATATGGATGACATGGCTCCCAATTATCTGGACAAGCTGGCCGAGTTCACCAAGTCCAAGGCGGGTGAAGCCGGCTTCGAGGTTACGACTGAAATTAAGGACGAGGATGCGGATTCGGACGGTGAGGCCGAAGAGTCCATTGGAGATCTGAACGAGACGGGACTAGAGTCGTTCACCACGCCGATCGACGACGAGGAGAACGAGAGCGCCATCGACGAGTACTGGACGTTTAAGGAAGTTATTACAG CACTTTCCGCACAGGACCTTGCCTGGTATAACCAGCTGACGTCGAACCTGACCGCCGATCAGACCAAGGCGTTGCAAGAAGTTGTGGTTACCGCCGACCAACGCAAGGCCGCCAAGGAATCGAAGCTGATTGAGAAGCAGGGTGGCTTCGCCTTCCCCCAGACAGCCGTGCCCACGTCCTTCAAGTTCGGCTCCTAA
- the LOC6493355 gene encoding gametocyte-specific factor 1 homolog isoform X2: MSENKVSVAGPSYENYITCPYDPVHRLAPERFAFHLTRCARNFPASKMVRCPFNNTHLFQRHVVMCPNRAYFVRYTNPDKLPPAEPPTKPFEIETSEDWDAEPPAPTYDPAKRCREGFVIVTPQGSSLSGRRKFREKERRRFLDNDKF; this comes from the exons ATGTCGGAAAATAAAGTGTCGGTGGCCGGACCTTCTTATGAAAATTACATAACATGTCCGTACGATCCAGTACATCGCTTGGCTCCAGAACGCTTCGCCTTTCATTTGACACGCTGTGCCAGGAATTTTCCGGCTTCGAAGATGGTGCGCTGCCCTTTCAACAACACCCATTTGTTTCAG CGGCACGTGGTGATGTGTCCGAATAGGGCGTATTTCGTGCGCTATACAAATCCGGACAAGCTGCCCCCAGCTGAGCCACCAACTAAGCCATTTGAAATAGAGACATCCGAGGATTGGGACGCAGAACCACCAGCTCCTACATACGATCCTGCAAAGCGCTGTCGGGAGGGATTCGTAATCGTAACCCCACAGGGTTCTTCACTATCCGGCCGTCGCAAGTTTCGCGAGAAGGAACGCAGGCGTTTCCTCGATAATGACAAGTTTTAG
- the LOC6506593 gene encoding transcription factor 25 isoform X2 produces the protein MSARMLKKLQRDADKLAPPSEDEDNEELSDNDELEDDEVQRDRKTHLNPFDLLNQPGLSLSESEFKEDDNETEPPSTALPNASAAAKKKKKKRKKKVRSSGNNISSEDNKRQDKYFEKVDPLLGKVYDAVPKQSAKQVVAAGPPATKKLLGVELRHLNSQNEMRRTFGKKVVKVENKRGRQKPTLKSTYMVTAKESWPPLTKNTITMICLPASEVPPDSSKSSAENSGAVEWFRFEHSQYYQGVQHMFLAALERMDSEFLITLIKRCPYHVDSLVQLSEVCKMTEDFALASELLERALLLLESSLHINFSLTSGNCRLDYRRQENRSFFIVLFKHAQYLEERACSRTAFEISKLILSLQPDTDPLAMILVIDYYALRSKQFGWFVEFYEEYNAARNLNQLPNMAYSYALALHTLHGACERSNEALQYALLMFPGVLRPLLDEMSVQTDKRVLASTYFFPDVSGNQSPALHQLVCLYVCRARVVWRQNEVLPWLESNVNIVLDRIEKKDPLVNEYKEKRSLRYGGTPPRPILRHVILSDYKEKVPLAVFVSKEKQAIMTYDPLPPPNSINSYERKSSSSSPTTNPNNSVSMFFQSLLPSFNINNLAAAQQPQAAGAGAAALPEAGAGAAGAAAAIDEPRAANGDGEGLQQSLTIMMDAMRDFLQNFRIAEHLRSPETAAAQSTSSTDEEEGSSDYVD, from the exons ATGTCCGCGCGAATGCTTAAAAAGCTCCAACGGGACGCCGACAAGCTGGCGCCTCCGTCAGAAGACGAGGACAACGAGGAGCTGTCGGACAATGACGAGTTGGAGGACGACGAAGTCCAACGTGATCGTAAGACGCACCTTAATCCATTCGATTTG CTCAACCAGCCGGGACTAAGTCTGTCGGAGAGTGAGTTCAAGGAGGACGATAACGAAACGGAGCCCCCATCGACGGCCCTGCCGAATGCCAGTGCTGCcgccaagaagaagaagaagaagcgcaAGAAGAAGGTTCGGTCCAGtggcaacaacatcagcagcgAGGACAACAAGCGCCAGGACAAGTACTTCGAGAAAGTCGATCCGCTGCTGGGCAAGGTCTACGATGCTGTGCCCAAGCAGTCGGCGAAACAGGTGGTCGCAGCAGGCCCTCCCGCAACCAAAAAGTTGCTGGGCGTGGAGCTGCGACACCTGAACTCCCAGAACGAGATGCGACGTACCTTTGGAAAGAAAGTGGTTAAAGTGGA AAACAAACGTGGCCGGCAGAAGCCCACCTTGAAGTCAACTTATATGGTGACGGCCAAGGAATCCTGGCCACCATTGACCAAAAACACCATAACCATGATATGTCTGCCGGCGTCCGAGGTGCCACCAGATTCATCCAAGTCATCCGCCGAAAATAGCGGCGCTGTTGAGTGGTTCAGATTCGAACATAGCCAATATTACCAAGGAGTTCAGCACATGTTTCTAGCTGCCCTGGAGCGTATGGATTCAGAGTTCTTAATTACGTTGATTAAACGGTGTCCATATCATGTGGACTCTTTGGTTCAACTGAGTGAGGTGTGCAAGATGACCGAAGACTTTGCCTTGGCCTCGGAGCTCCTAGAGAGAGCTCTCCTGCTCTTGGAGTCATCGCTGCATATCAATTTCAGCCTGACATCGGGCAACTGCCGGCTGGACTACCGCCGCCAGGAGAACCGTTCTTTCTTTATTGTACTCTTTAAGCATGCCCAGTACCTGGAAGAGCGCGCCTGTAGTCGCACAGCCTTCGAGATTTCCAAACTGATCCTGAGCTTGCAACCCGACACAGATCCCTTAGCTATGATCCTGGTAATCGATTACTACGCTTTGCGCAGCAAGCAGTTTGGATGGTTTGTGGAGTTCTACGAGGAGTACAACGCCGCCAGAAACCTCAATCAACTGCCCAACATGGCCTATTCGTATGCCCTGGCATTACACACCCTGCACGGAGCGTGCGAACGTTCAAACGAAGCCTTGCAATACGCCTTGCTGATGTTCCCTGGTGTCCTGCGTCCGCTCCTTGACGAAATGTCCGTGCAAACGGACAAGCGGGTGCTGGCCTCCACCTACTTCTTCCCGGATGTGTCTGGCAA TCAATCGCCAGCTTTGCACCAACTGGTGTGCCTGTACGTGTGCCGAGCCCGTGTTGTATGGCGCCAGAATGAAGTTCTGCCCTGGCTGGAGTCCAATGTGAACATAGTGCTGGACAGGATTGAGAAGAAAGATCCCCTGGTCAACGAGTACAAGGAAAAGCGATCGCTGCGTTATGGAGGAACACCGCCCAGGCCCATTCTACGCCATGTGATATTGTCAGACTACAAGGAGAAGGTGCCGCTGGCCGTCTTTGTGTCCAAGGAAAAGCAGGCCATCATGACTTACGACCCACTGCCGCCACCAAACAGCATCAACAGCTATGAGCG aaaatctTCCAGTAGCAGCCCAACAACGAACCCGAACAATTCCGTATCCATGTTTTTTCAGTCGCTCTTGCCGTCGTTCAACATCAACAACCTGGCAGCTGCTCAGCAACCCCAGGCTGCCGGAGCCGGAGCTGCAGCTCTACCTGAAGCAGGCGCAGGCGCCGCCGGCGCCGCAGCTGCAATTGATGAACCCAGAGCGGCTAACGGTGATGGTGAAG GCCTACAACAGTCGCTGACCATTATGATGGACGCCATGCGAGACTTTCTGCAGAACTTTAGGATTGCGGAGCATCTGCGCTCGCCGGAAACGGCGGCGGCCCAGTCCACCAGCAGCAccgacgaggaggagggctCCAGCGACTACGTGGACTAG
- the LOC6493355 gene encoding gametocyte-specific factor 1 homolog isoform X1, which produces MSENKVSVAGPSYENYITCPYDPVHRLAPERFAFHLTRCARNFPASKMVRCPFNNTHLFQVDAMHRHVVMCPNRAYFVRYTNPDKLPPAEPPTKPFEIETSEDWDAEPPAPTYDPAKRCREGFVIVTPQGSSLSGRRKFREKERRRFLDNDKF; this is translated from the exons ATGTCGGAAAATAAAGTGTCGGTGGCCGGACCTTCTTATGAAAATTACATAACATGTCCGTACGATCCAGTACATCGCTTGGCTCCAGAACGCTTCGCCTTTCATTTGACACGCTGTGCCAGGAATTTTCCGGCTTCGAAGATGGTGCGCTGCCCTTTCAACAACACCCATTTGTTTCAGGTGGATGCCATGCAC CGGCACGTGGTGATGTGTCCGAATAGGGCGTATTTCGTGCGCTATACAAATCCGGACAAGCTGCCCCCAGCTGAGCCACCAACTAAGCCATTTGAAATAGAGACATCCGAGGATTGGGACGCAGAACCACCAGCTCCTACATACGATCCTGCAAAGCGCTGTCGGGAGGGATTCGTAATCGTAACCCCACAGGGTTCTTCACTATCCGGCCGTCGCAAGTTTCGCGAGAAGGAACGCAGGCGTTTCCTCGATAATGACAAGTTTTAG
- the LOC6506593 gene encoding transcription factor 25 isoform X1: protein MSARMLKKLQRDADKLAPPSEDEDNEELSDNDELEDDEVQRDRKTHLNPFDLLNQPGLSLSESEFKEDDNETEPPSTALPNASAAAKKKKKKRKKKVRSSGNNISSEDNKRQDKYFEKVDPLLGKVYDAVPKQSAKQVVAAGPPATKKLLGVELRHLNSQNEMRRTFGKKVVKVENKRGRQKPTLKSTYMVTAKESWPPLTKNTITMICLPASEVPPDSSKSSAENSGAVEWFRFEHSQYYQGVQHMFLAALERMDSEFLITLIKRCPYHVDSLVQLSEVCKMTEDFALASELLERALLLLESSLHINFSLTSGNCRLDYRRQENRSFFIVLFKHAQYLEERACSRTAFEISKLILSLQPDTDPLAMILVIDYYALRSKQFGWFVEFYEEYNAARNLNQLPNMAYSYALALHTLHGACERSNEALQYALLMFPGVLRPLLDEMSVQTDKRVLASTYFFPDVSGNQSPALHQLVCLYVCRARVVWRQNEVLPWLESNVNIVLDRIEKKDPLVNEYKEKRSLRYGGTPPRPILRHVILSDYKEKVPLAVFVSKEKQAIMTYDPLPPPNSINSYERKSSSSSPTTNPNNSVSMFFQSLLPSFNINNLAAAQQPQAAGAGAAALPEAGAGAAGAAAAIDEPRAANGDGEAGLQQSLTIMMDAMRDFLQNFRIAEHLRSPETAAAQSTSSTDEEEGSSDYVD from the exons ATGTCCGCGCGAATGCTTAAAAAGCTCCAACGGGACGCCGACAAGCTGGCGCCTCCGTCAGAAGACGAGGACAACGAGGAGCTGTCGGACAATGACGAGTTGGAGGACGACGAAGTCCAACGTGATCGTAAGACGCACCTTAATCCATTCGATTTG CTCAACCAGCCGGGACTAAGTCTGTCGGAGAGTGAGTTCAAGGAGGACGATAACGAAACGGAGCCCCCATCGACGGCCCTGCCGAATGCCAGTGCTGCcgccaagaagaagaagaagaagcgcaAGAAGAAGGTTCGGTCCAGtggcaacaacatcagcagcgAGGACAACAAGCGCCAGGACAAGTACTTCGAGAAAGTCGATCCGCTGCTGGGCAAGGTCTACGATGCTGTGCCCAAGCAGTCGGCGAAACAGGTGGTCGCAGCAGGCCCTCCCGCAACCAAAAAGTTGCTGGGCGTGGAGCTGCGACACCTGAACTCCCAGAACGAGATGCGACGTACCTTTGGAAAGAAAGTGGTTAAAGTGGA AAACAAACGTGGCCGGCAGAAGCCCACCTTGAAGTCAACTTATATGGTGACGGCCAAGGAATCCTGGCCACCATTGACCAAAAACACCATAACCATGATATGTCTGCCGGCGTCCGAGGTGCCACCAGATTCATCCAAGTCATCCGCCGAAAATAGCGGCGCTGTTGAGTGGTTCAGATTCGAACATAGCCAATATTACCAAGGAGTTCAGCACATGTTTCTAGCTGCCCTGGAGCGTATGGATTCAGAGTTCTTAATTACGTTGATTAAACGGTGTCCATATCATGTGGACTCTTTGGTTCAACTGAGTGAGGTGTGCAAGATGACCGAAGACTTTGCCTTGGCCTCGGAGCTCCTAGAGAGAGCTCTCCTGCTCTTGGAGTCATCGCTGCATATCAATTTCAGCCTGACATCGGGCAACTGCCGGCTGGACTACCGCCGCCAGGAGAACCGTTCTTTCTTTATTGTACTCTTTAAGCATGCCCAGTACCTGGAAGAGCGCGCCTGTAGTCGCACAGCCTTCGAGATTTCCAAACTGATCCTGAGCTTGCAACCCGACACAGATCCCTTAGCTATGATCCTGGTAATCGATTACTACGCTTTGCGCAGCAAGCAGTTTGGATGGTTTGTGGAGTTCTACGAGGAGTACAACGCCGCCAGAAACCTCAATCAACTGCCCAACATGGCCTATTCGTATGCCCTGGCATTACACACCCTGCACGGAGCGTGCGAACGTTCAAACGAAGCCTTGCAATACGCCTTGCTGATGTTCCCTGGTGTCCTGCGTCCGCTCCTTGACGAAATGTCCGTGCAAACGGACAAGCGGGTGCTGGCCTCCACCTACTTCTTCCCGGATGTGTCTGGCAA TCAATCGCCAGCTTTGCACCAACTGGTGTGCCTGTACGTGTGCCGAGCCCGTGTTGTATGGCGCCAGAATGAAGTTCTGCCCTGGCTGGAGTCCAATGTGAACATAGTGCTGGACAGGATTGAGAAGAAAGATCCCCTGGTCAACGAGTACAAGGAAAAGCGATCGCTGCGTTATGGAGGAACACCGCCCAGGCCCATTCTACGCCATGTGATATTGTCAGACTACAAGGAGAAGGTGCCGCTGGCCGTCTTTGTGTCCAAGGAAAAGCAGGCCATCATGACTTACGACCCACTGCCGCCACCAAACAGCATCAACAGCTATGAGCG aaaatctTCCAGTAGCAGCCCAACAACGAACCCGAACAATTCCGTATCCATGTTTTTTCAGTCGCTCTTGCCGTCGTTCAACATCAACAACCTGGCAGCTGCTCAGCAACCCCAGGCTGCCGGAGCCGGAGCTGCAGCTCTACCTGAAGCAGGCGCAGGCGCCGCCGGCGCCGCAGCTGCAATTGATGAACCCAGAGCGGCTAACGGTGATGGTGAAG CAGGCCTACAACAGTCGCTGACCATTATGATGGACGCCATGCGAGACTTTCTGCAGAACTTTAGGATTGCGGAGCATCTGCGCTCGCCGGAAACGGCGGCGGCCCAGTCCACCAGCAGCAccgacgaggaggagggctCCAGCGACTACGTGGACTAG